A part of Legionella sainthelensi genomic DNA contains:
- a CDS encoding efflux RND transporter periplasmic adaptor subunit: MIHTFNSIRQRVWVIVLLGILFHSSLLMAHGDEIEVSTSGPAQSVTLTPEQTKMLGIEVSEATPRPMADLLALNGQIQLLPNAQADVNVRISGAVTDIVTNLGDSVTKGQTLATVQSRLVGDPPPSVAVKAPISGVIDARNVNLGQAVEPNTVLFHISNREQVLAIVQVYEEDLGKIKVGLDVNVHVLSYSKRIFPGKITLIEPNLDPLTRTVNVQVSLDNKEGLLKPGMFVRANVVLRFTQAALTVPNNAILEIDNATFVFVKNGTQYDRTVVSLGTRDDNYTEIKEGLVPGDEVVTQGNRELYTLSLSGGGAKKLGHEEPH; the protein is encoded by the coding sequence ATGATTCATACATTTAATTCTATCCGCCAAAGAGTGTGGGTTATTGTTTTACTGGGTATTCTCTTTCATTCGTCATTGCTAATGGCGCATGGAGACGAAATTGAAGTCAGCACGTCAGGTCCAGCCCAGTCGGTTACATTAACTCCTGAACAAACCAAGATGCTTGGCATTGAGGTTTCTGAAGCCACGCCGCGCCCCATGGCTGACTTGTTGGCATTAAATGGTCAAATCCAATTACTGCCCAATGCACAGGCCGATGTGAATGTGCGTATTAGTGGCGCGGTAACCGATATTGTGACCAATCTTGGGGACAGTGTTACCAAAGGACAAACATTGGCCACGGTACAATCTCGCCTAGTTGGTGATCCACCACCTAGTGTCGCGGTAAAAGCGCCTATTTCAGGTGTTATTGATGCACGCAATGTGAATTTGGGGCAGGCGGTAGAACCCAACACCGTTTTATTTCACATCAGTAATCGTGAGCAAGTGCTCGCTATTGTTCAAGTGTATGAAGAGGATTTGGGCAAGATTAAAGTAGGGTTGGATGTGAATGTGCATGTCTTAAGTTATTCCAAGCGTATTTTTCCAGGAAAAATAACGCTTATTGAACCAAACTTAGATCCCTTAACGCGCACCGTGAATGTCCAAGTTAGTCTTGATAATAAAGAAGGATTATTAAAACCCGGCATGTTTGTGCGCGCCAACGTGGTATTACGATTTACTCAGGCAGCGCTTACGGTACCTAATAACGCCATATTGGAAATTGATAATGCCACCTTTGTGTTTGTGAAGAATGGTACCCAGTATGATAGGACGGTGGTTAGCCTTGGGACTCGTGATGATAATTATACTGAAATTAAAGAAGGTTTAGTTCCTGGCGATGAGGTAGTGACTCAGGGGAATCGCGAGTTATACACCTTATCTCTTAGTGGCGGCGGTGCAAAAAAACTCGGTCATGAGGAGCCACACTAA
- a CDS encoding copper-transporting P-type ATPase: protein MNTQNQDAKHHKEGHGCCAHQHQHVPLSASETALENTIYTCPMHPQIRQDKPGTCPLCGMALEPEQVSITEQKNPEYHNMFWRFIIACIASIPVIFLSMGERWLSPLIPMSLSLWTQAILATLVVWGCGWPFFLRGWQSLHTHHLNMFTLIALGTGVAWGYSLAVVLFPQLLPLHMQGDGMMPVYFEAAAVITTLVLLGQVLELKARERTGDAIRELLHLSPTIAHRLNDGENEEDIALDEVVLGNRLLVRPGEKIPVDGVVIQGQSDVDESMLTGEPMPVAKEVGNTVIGGTLNQQGSLIIEAAHVGKDTLLARIISQVSEAQRSQAPIQRLADAVSAWFVPIVLAIALIAFLVWFLVGPSPSLSYGLIAAISVLIIACPCALGLATPMSIMVGIGEGARRGILIKNAASLEQLRTINTLVVDKTGTLTQGHPALTQVIPIASWQEQELLSLAASLERHSEHPLAKALRDEAQARQITLREATDFIAVRGKGAQAKIDGKSVAIGNAQWLSVSADKIPDAALKAQEEGATLIYLTVNKQFAGVFVVADRIKESSHDAVDTLIKKGIQVIMLTGDNAITAKAVARQVGIQKVIAEVLPDEKSNIITQLQQEGHVVAMVGDGVNDAIALAKANIGVAMGTGSDVAIESAGMTLLAGDLNKLVEAYELSVRTVKNIHQNLFFAFIYNALGVPVAAGALFPLTGLLLNPMIAGAAMALSSVSVIANALRLRKKLT, encoded by the coding sequence ATGAACACACAAAACCAGGATGCAAAACACCACAAAGAAGGGCATGGTTGTTGCGCTCATCAGCATCAACACGTCCCCTTATCTGCATCTGAGACAGCATTAGAAAATACAATTTATACTTGCCCCATGCATCCACAAATCCGCCAAGACAAACCAGGAACTTGCCCACTATGTGGTATGGCGCTGGAGCCAGAGCAGGTGAGCATAACAGAACAAAAAAATCCCGAGTATCACAATATGTTCTGGCGTTTTATCATTGCATGCATAGCAAGTATTCCAGTCATTTTCTTGAGCATGGGTGAGCGTTGGTTAAGTCCATTAATTCCAATGTCTCTATCGTTATGGACTCAAGCCATACTGGCAACGCTGGTGGTTTGGGGTTGTGGTTGGCCTTTCTTTTTAAGAGGATGGCAGTCTCTTCATACCCATCATCTGAATATGTTTACGTTGATTGCTTTGGGCACAGGCGTTGCCTGGGGATATAGTTTGGCAGTTGTTCTTTTTCCACAACTACTTCCTCTGCATATGCAAGGCGATGGCATGATGCCAGTCTATTTTGAAGCCGCAGCAGTGATTACTACCTTAGTGCTTTTAGGCCAAGTGTTGGAATTAAAAGCGCGTGAGCGCACTGGAGATGCCATTCGTGAATTGCTTCATTTAAGTCCAACAATTGCTCATCGATTAAATGATGGCGAAAATGAGGAGGACATCGCTCTTGATGAGGTAGTGCTAGGCAATAGATTGCTGGTACGTCCTGGTGAAAAAATCCCGGTTGATGGAGTAGTCATTCAAGGTCAAAGTGATGTGGATGAGTCCATGCTCACAGGTGAACCCATGCCTGTCGCTAAAGAAGTGGGCAATACGGTGATTGGCGGGACATTAAATCAACAAGGGAGCCTTATAATCGAAGCGGCTCACGTAGGCAAAGACACGTTACTTGCCCGCATTATCTCCCAAGTCAGTGAGGCCCAACGCAGCCAGGCCCCTATTCAACGCTTGGCAGATGCAGTCTCTGCTTGGTTTGTGCCTATTGTTTTAGCAATCGCATTGATTGCGTTTCTTGTTTGGTTTTTAGTAGGTCCCTCGCCTTCCTTAAGTTATGGCTTAATTGCGGCCATTTCCGTGCTGATTATTGCCTGTCCTTGTGCTTTGGGCCTTGCTACACCTATGTCCATAATGGTTGGGATAGGAGAGGGCGCACGACGCGGTATTTTAATTAAAAATGCAGCTTCTTTGGAGCAGTTACGAACAATTAATACATTAGTGGTCGATAAAACAGGGACCCTGACCCAAGGCCATCCAGCATTAACCCAAGTTATTCCAATTGCTAGTTGGCAGGAGCAGGAGCTTTTGAGTCTCGCGGCATCTCTTGAACGTCACAGTGAGCACCCACTAGCCAAAGCACTACGTGATGAAGCGCAAGCACGTCAAATTACTTTAAGAGAAGCTACGGATTTTATTGCAGTTAGAGGAAAAGGCGCTCAAGCAAAAATCGATGGAAAAAGCGTTGCCATTGGTAATGCCCAATGGCTGTCTGTTTCTGCTGACAAAATTCCTGATGCGGCATTAAAAGCCCAAGAAGAAGGGGCTACTCTGATTTATTTGACGGTTAATAAGCAGTTCGCAGGTGTTTTTGTGGTTGCTGACCGCATTAAAGAGTCAAGCCACGATGCTGTCGACACGCTTATCAAAAAAGGTATACAAGTCATTATGCTCACCGGTGATAATGCCATTACTGCCAAAGCAGTAGCTCGACAAGTAGGTATTCAAAAAGTTATTGCCGAAGTCTTGCCGGATGAAAAAAGCAATATTATTACTCAATTACAACAGGAAGGGCACGTGGTTGCCATGGTTGGTGATGGGGTGAATGATGCCATTGCCTTGGCAAAAGCCAATATTGGTGTTGCGATGGGAACTGGAAGTGATGTAGCAATTGAGAGTGCCGGCATGACCTTATTAGCAGGCGATTTAAATAAGCTTGTAGAGGCTTATGAATTATCGGTTCGTACTGTAAAGAACATCCACCAAAATCTCTTTTTTGCTTTTATTTATAATGCGTTGGGCGTACCAGTAGCGGCAGGTGCTCTTTTCCCGTTAACAGGCTTATTACTCAATCCAATGATAGCTGGTGCTGCCATGGCATTAAGCTCTGTGTCGGTGATTGCCAATGCTTTGCGTTTGCGCAAGAAGCTGACATGA
- a CDS encoding efflux RND transporter permease subunit yields the protein MFTRLIAWSLHNRLLILALTLVLCLLGGYTLKQMPVDVFPEFAPPQVVVQTEAPGMATQDVETLITYPLESAINGTPGVASVRSKTSVGLSTITVVFDDRTDIYRNRQLVNERIQQVSNRLPPGVNSPVMLPVTSAVGWLVKYALISDTVSPETLRTISDWTIRPRILALGGVAAVVSLGGEVKQYQVRLIPERMLSYGITIEEVRQALTTANQNVPGAFVHQAGSELVVGTIGRIQSLDDIKKTAIVVRKGIPITVNNVATVAFGGEIKRGDGAYNGKPAVIGTISKAYGADTVTTTTKVEQALKNIKLTLPAGVALETEVFRQANFIESAIHNLSRALLEGAIIVIAVLFVFLMNWRASFITFLSMPVSFVIGLLVLHYFGIGINSMTLGGMAIAIGEVVDDGIITVENVVHRLRVNRQEPHPLPAIEVVFDAVLEIRSSVVYATIIISLVFLPIFFLSGIAERIFSPLAIAYIASVLGSLVVSITMVPALCYLLLVRGKEKAEDTEVSLHALSQGERHYGVEQKTEHEKESETRFVLWLKRHFLTTLHWSLAHVKAVVAMALAAFLFALTLLPFFGTSFLPEFHEGNFIIAMSTLPGTSLEESMRLGQQVQKSLMRYPQVISISQRAGRSELDEDALPPNVSEFDVRLDFAKDKSIPPDELLRRIRTDLANIPGAVFNVGQFIAHRMDEVLSGVRAQVAVKLFGDNLTTLNELGHSLETVLKSVPGVVDVNKEQQINVPQLIIKIDREKAARYGVNVGQISEDVQVLLNGVSVSNVLEGQRTFDLYLRMNKPGRDSIKAIQNMLIDAHGQAEGTSGQVPLRAVAEIKVEPQPFAINRENVQRLLVIGFNVQGRDLGSVIADVEQEVQEKIKLPAGYFIQYGGQFESQQQASKVIITFGALVIFIMLVLLHKAFGTLREALLVMFNLPLALIGGVISLFIASGEMSVAAMIGFITLFGIAARNGIILVSHYNQLRLQGKTRDQVVIDGTLDRLVPVLMTAATAALGLFPLLWGSPAGKELERPLAQVLLGGLFTSTVLNMFVVPTVYNAIEQWRERHQSLDEINKEKHHESGTMQP from the coding sequence ATGTTTACACGCTTAATTGCCTGGTCGCTTCATAATCGTCTTTTAATTCTAGCGCTAACGCTGGTTCTTTGTCTCTTGGGTGGCTACACCTTAAAACAAATGCCGGTGGATGTCTTCCCGGAATTTGCCCCTCCGCAGGTGGTGGTGCAAACCGAAGCGCCTGGCATGGCCACCCAAGATGTGGAAACGCTGATTACCTATCCTTTGGAAAGTGCGATTAATGGTACACCAGGTGTGGCCAGTGTACGCTCTAAAACATCGGTAGGTTTGTCCACCATTACCGTGGTTTTTGATGACAGAACGGATATTTACCGTAACCGACAACTGGTTAATGAGCGTATTCAACAAGTCAGTAATCGACTCCCACCAGGTGTTAATTCTCCAGTCATGTTGCCCGTAACCTCAGCCGTGGGTTGGCTTGTCAAATATGCCTTAATCAGTGATACGGTAAGTCCTGAAACATTACGCACCATTTCAGATTGGACCATCAGACCCCGAATTCTGGCATTAGGTGGGGTTGCGGCCGTCGTGTCACTTGGTGGTGAGGTCAAGCAATACCAAGTGCGCTTAATTCCTGAGCGCATGCTTTCTTATGGGATTACCATCGAAGAAGTACGCCAGGCGTTAACCACTGCGAATCAAAACGTACCAGGCGCTTTTGTTCACCAAGCCGGTAGCGAGCTTGTGGTCGGAACTATTGGACGAATCCAGTCCTTAGATGATATTAAAAAAACCGCTATTGTGGTACGAAAAGGTATTCCCATCACGGTTAATAACGTGGCTACAGTTGCTTTTGGCGGTGAAATAAAGCGCGGTGATGGTGCTTACAATGGAAAGCCTGCGGTGATTGGTACCATTTCCAAAGCCTATGGTGCGGATACGGTGACAACCACGACTAAAGTGGAGCAGGCGTTAAAAAACATCAAACTCACTCTTCCCGCAGGTGTGGCGTTAGAAACGGAAGTCTTTCGTCAAGCCAATTTTATTGAATCAGCGATTCATAATCTATCTCGCGCTCTTCTTGAAGGGGCAATCATTGTCATTGCGGTGCTTTTTGTGTTTTTAATGAATTGGCGTGCATCATTTATTACCTTTCTGTCCATGCCAGTATCCTTTGTTATTGGTTTATTGGTACTTCACTATTTTGGCATCGGGATTAATTCAATGACACTGGGCGGGATGGCCATTGCAATTGGAGAGGTCGTAGATGATGGCATCATCACGGTTGAAAATGTGGTGCACCGTTTAAGAGTAAACCGCCAAGAACCCCATCCTTTACCTGCCATTGAAGTGGTGTTTGATGCAGTACTTGAGATACGAAGTTCAGTTGTTTATGCCACCATTATTATCAGCCTTGTCTTTTTGCCTATTTTCTTTTTATCAGGGATTGCTGAGCGTATTTTTAGCCCTTTGGCCATTGCCTATATTGCTTCAGTATTGGGTTCTTTGGTGGTATCGATTACTATGGTCCCAGCACTGTGTTACCTTTTATTAGTTCGTGGCAAAGAAAAAGCAGAGGACACTGAAGTGAGCCTACATGCCTTATCCCAGGGTGAGCGTCATTATGGGGTAGAGCAAAAAACGGAGCATGAGAAAGAGTCTGAAACCCGGTTTGTCCTGTGGCTTAAGAGGCATTTTCTAACGACACTGCACTGGTCTTTAGCACACGTTAAAGCCGTAGTTGCCATGGCGCTGGCCGCCTTTTTATTTGCATTAACCTTACTTCCCTTTTTTGGTACGTCCTTTTTACCGGAGTTTCATGAAGGGAATTTCATTATCGCCATGAGCACCTTGCCAGGAACTTCATTAGAAGAGTCGATGCGCTTAGGGCAACAGGTGCAAAAATCCTTAATGCGCTACCCACAAGTCATCTCGATTTCGCAACGCGCAGGTCGCAGTGAGTTGGATGAGGATGCTCTGCCACCTAATGTTAGTGAGTTTGATGTGCGACTTGATTTTGCTAAAGACAAATCGATACCGCCTGATGAGCTATTACGACGAATTCGTACTGATTTAGCCAATATTCCAGGTGCTGTGTTTAATGTGGGTCAGTTCATTGCCCATCGTATGGATGAAGTGCTTTCAGGGGTTCGTGCCCAAGTGGCGGTGAAGTTATTTGGTGATAATTTAACGACGCTCAATGAATTAGGTCACTCTTTAGAGACGGTTTTAAAATCTGTTCCGGGTGTTGTTGATGTCAATAAAGAGCAGCAGATTAATGTACCGCAACTCATCATTAAAATTGACCGAGAAAAGGCGGCACGTTATGGGGTCAATGTAGGGCAAATTTCTGAAGACGTACAAGTACTTTTAAATGGAGTCAGTGTTTCGAATGTTTTAGAAGGACAGCGTACCTTTGATTTGTACCTTCGTATGAATAAACCTGGACGAGATAGCATTAAGGCCATTCAAAACATGTTGATTGACGCGCATGGTCAAGCCGAGGGAACTTCTGGTCAAGTTCCTTTGCGAGCTGTTGCCGAGATTAAAGTGGAGCCTCAACCCTTTGCTATTAATCGGGAAAATGTGCAGCGGTTATTAGTGATAGGCTTTAACGTACAAGGGCGTGATTTAGGCAGTGTAATTGCTGATGTCGAACAAGAGGTACAGGAAAAAATAAAACTACCCGCAGGTTATTTTATCCAATACGGCGGGCAATTTGAAAGCCAGCAACAAGCTTCTAAAGTGATTATTACCTTCGGTGCTTTAGTTATTTTCATCATGCTGGTCTTGCTGCATAAAGCTTTTGGTACCTTAAGAGAAGCTTTGTTAGTGATGTTTAATTTACCTTTGGCGTTAATCGGTGGGGTGATATCACTTTTTATCGCTAGTGGTGAGATGAGTGTGGCGGCCATGATTGGTTTTATTACTTTATTTGGGATTGCGGCACGCAATGGGATTATTTTAGTGAGTCACTACAATCAATTGCGTTTGCAGGGAAAAACTCGAGATCAAGTGGTCATTGATGGGACACTCGATAGATTAGTGCCGGTACTTATGACAGCAGCCACTGCCGCCCTTGGGCTTTTCCCTCTGCTTTGGGGTTCACCTGCCGGTAAAGAATTAGAACGTCCTTTGGCGCAAGTGCTCTTAGGTGGGTTATTCACCTCCACTGTGCTCAATATGTTTGTTGTTCCTACGGTCTATAACGCCATTGAACAATGGCGGGAAAGACACCAATCTTTAGATGAAATCAATAAGGAGAAACACCATGAATCAGGTACAATGCAACCGTAA
- a CDS encoding TolC family protein — protein MMNQKRGFKYFVIGLTLLMPVLAHAKSPLNLKELTQLAIQQNKDLKAARFAISIAEARLVQAGLWSNPNINLNNNDDRLFNNEGEYSRSISFNQAFPISGRIAKQKTVARIDILRAQAEVFEATRQLSAKVANAYYAVVIAENRMQQLNYLQKINQELVRVIHNRYHAAEISKLDDNSARIEYARITQEKQLLKSQLISQYTLLNQLIGQTPNSPLNVKKTIRIAKGIPPLGNLINHALSNRPDRRALLLAGQRAMADRRLAQAERFADWTLGAGVQQDKIVVEGGLPQPADRTLGVSLSIPLPLLNRNQGRIMEASATGTQAMISVDALNLTIETEVTSNYGQLNALKTSVAQTQGTSLRLGLENVKLAREAYQNGQVSFLNVLQVQRQQNDVQMAYLTTMGQYFQSYVALCTAIGAPHTNGFCSYLSLTKDVTK, from the coding sequence ATGATGAATCAGAAAAGGGGCTTTAAGTATTTTGTGATAGGGCTGACACTGTTAATGCCTGTATTAGCACATGCAAAATCCCCGTTGAATCTCAAAGAGCTGACACAACTGGCAATTCAACAGAACAAGGATTTAAAAGCAGCGCGTTTTGCCATCTCTATTGCCGAGGCACGCTTGGTACAAGCAGGATTATGGTCAAATCCCAATATTAATTTAAATAACAACGACGACCGATTATTTAATAACGAGGGTGAATATTCGCGAAGTATCAGCTTTAACCAGGCCTTTCCCATATCAGGTCGTATTGCCAAGCAAAAAACAGTGGCACGCATTGATATTCTTCGCGCCCAGGCTGAGGTTTTTGAGGCGACTCGGCAGTTAAGTGCCAAAGTTGCTAATGCCTATTATGCGGTGGTCATCGCAGAGAACCGCATGCAACAATTAAATTATTTACAAAAGATAAATCAAGAGTTGGTGCGTGTTATTCATAATCGCTACCATGCCGCTGAAATTTCTAAATTGGATGATAATTCGGCTCGCATTGAATACGCACGTATTACTCAAGAAAAACAACTGTTAAAAAGTCAGCTAATTAGCCAATATACCCTTTTAAATCAACTCATTGGTCAAACACCCAATTCGCCACTGAACGTTAAAAAAACGATTAGGATAGCAAAAGGCATTCCTCCATTAGGAAACCTAATCAATCACGCCCTCAGTAATCGTCCTGACAGGAGGGCTTTGCTACTTGCTGGACAACGCGCCATGGCCGATAGACGTTTAGCCCAAGCTGAGCGCTTTGCCGATTGGACTCTTGGTGCTGGAGTGCAACAAGATAAAATCGTTGTGGAAGGCGGGTTACCGCAACCAGCTGATCGCACATTAGGGGTTTCCTTATCCATTCCTCTGCCTTTACTCAATCGCAATCAAGGGCGAATTATGGAGGCCTCCGCAACTGGAACTCAAGCCATGATCTCAGTAGATGCTTTAAATCTCACGATTGAAACAGAGGTTACGAGCAATTATGGCCAGCTTAATGCTCTTAAAACTAGTGTCGCGCAAACGCAAGGCACCTCCCTTCGTTTAGGGCTTGAAAACGTGAAACTTGCTCGTGAAGCCTATCAAAATGGGCAAGTTTCTTTTTTGAATGTCTTGCAGGTGCAAAGGCAGCAAAATGATGTACAAATGGCCTACTTAACGACCATGGGACAATATTTTCAATCCTATGTTGCCTTATGTACGGCTATTGGAGCACCACATACAAACGGATTCTGCTCGTATTTATCCTTAACCAAGGACGTGACCAAATGA
- a CDS encoding metal-sensitive transcriptional regulator — MSKHPKHHEELSRLNRVTGQLEGIKRMIEEQRYCVDILSQLRAVRNAVKTIELGVLERHVLNCLNEVACHGTSESRQEKMDEIMALLKKYD; from the coding sequence ATGTCAAAACATCCTAAGCATCATGAAGAGTTGTCTCGACTTAATCGAGTAACCGGCCAACTCGAAGGCATTAAGAGGATGATTGAAGAACAACGCTACTGCGTGGATATCCTTTCTCAGTTACGCGCTGTTCGTAATGCAGTAAAAACTATTGAATTGGGTGTGCTTGAGCGTCATGTTTTAAACTGCCTTAATGAGGTCGCCTGCCATGGAACTTCTGAGTCGCGTCAGGAAAAAATGGATGAGATTATGGCTTTGCTTAAAAAATACGATTGA
- a CDS encoding multicopper oxidase family protein, with protein MKLSFCVQAILALNALYVGQALAVQNPTLHTAIKPTVLLIKKYQTEVDGKPTELFRIEQPDGTWGYHGVKGDMFDAVVKNQTDKPTVLHWHGLVVPNNQDGVPYVTQAPIPPGGEYHYHFLLKQSGTYWMHSHHDLQVQQFLSAPLIISDAKDKASDKEVTLFIGDFSYKKPEVILSELKKGQMTHMHHSSGMSSMPTSQAEADLNDVSYDAFLTNYKTLKNPEVVSVHQGDTVRLRFIAGSAMSNFFINTGILKGKAIAIDGQAIKPVESNQFQLAVGQRIDVLVTIPQGENAYPILAQGEGTAMQTGLILTTPKAPIPKLNEKTSNKVGALNYDQEFKFKALQPMSAKTPGQTLTVNLEGDMMSYVWTINNQKWPEIKPLTVQKNKRVELVFNNKTMMAHPMHLHGHVFEVTEIDGKR; from the coding sequence ATGAAATTATCTTTTTGCGTTCAAGCAATACTTGCATTAAATGCCCTGTATGTTGGACAAGCCCTTGCGGTTCAAAATCCAACCCTACATACAGCGATTAAACCCACCGTGTTGTTGATTAAAAAATATCAAACCGAAGTGGATGGTAAACCTACTGAGTTGTTTCGAATCGAGCAGCCTGACGGTACTTGGGGATATCACGGAGTGAAAGGCGACATGTTTGATGCAGTTGTAAAAAATCAGACTGATAAGCCTACTGTATTGCATTGGCATGGCCTCGTTGTACCGAATAACCAAGATGGAGTGCCTTATGTGACGCAGGCACCCATTCCCCCAGGCGGTGAATACCATTATCATTTTTTGCTCAAGCAATCTGGGACCTATTGGATGCATTCGCATCATGATTTGCAGGTACAACAATTTTTATCAGCACCTTTGATTATCTCCGACGCAAAAGATAAGGCAAGTGATAAAGAGGTTACTTTATTCATTGGCGATTTTAGCTATAAAAAACCAGAAGTGATTTTAAGTGAGCTAAAGAAAGGACAAATGACTCACATGCATCATAGTAGTGGTATGTCTTCTATGCCCACGAGCCAAGCGGAAGCTGATTTAAATGATGTCAGTTATGATGCATTCCTAACCAACTATAAAACGTTAAAGAATCCAGAAGTTGTTTCTGTTCATCAAGGAGATACTGTTCGATTAAGGTTTATCGCAGGCTCTGCAATGTCTAATTTTTTTATCAATACAGGCATTTTAAAAGGTAAGGCGATTGCTATTGATGGGCAAGCGATTAAACCAGTAGAATCCAATCAATTTCAACTGGCCGTGGGACAGCGGATTGATGTTTTGGTGACCATTCCCCAAGGTGAAAACGCATATCCTATTCTTGCACAAGGAGAAGGGACTGCGATGCAAACCGGTTTAATACTTACGACACCTAAAGCGCCTATCCCTAAACTAAATGAAAAAACGTCAAACAAAGTTGGCGCTTTAAACTATGATCAGGAATTTAAATTTAAGGCCTTACAGCCAATGTCAGCTAAAACTCCTGGACAAACGCTTACAGTCAATTTAGAAGGCGATATGATGTCCTATGTGTGGACAATTAACAACCAAAAGTGGCCTGAAATAAAACCATTAACGGTTCAGAAAAACAAACGGGTTGAACTTGTCTTCAATAATAAAACGATGATGGCTCATCCCATGCATTTGCATGGTCATGTCTTTGAAGTGACTGAGATTGATGGGAAAAGATAA